Part of the Oncorhynchus masou masou isolate Uvic2021 unplaced genomic scaffold, UVic_Omas_1.1 unplaced_scaffold_1989, whole genome shotgun sequence genome is shown below.
atatctaaactcagcaaaaaaataaacttcctctcactgtcaactgcatttattttcagcaaacttaacgtgtatatttttgtatgaacataagattcaacaactgagacataaactgaacaagctcCACAGACGTgattaacagaaattgaataacgTGTCCCTGAACAAGTGGGGGGGGTCACAATCAAaagtggccaccagctgcattaagtactgcagtgtatctcctcctcgtggactgcacctgATTTCTAGGACACATCTGCATATTTTCGAGCTCTGAAATGctcgtgtgcaataactcaattcaccTTTGCATTCCTTCTAAAcaatgcaatttaaaaaaaacttctgCAAAGGGTAATGTCTACAAATattagtccactctgttcataacagattttagttttgggaacagaactgTTTTGAGTCATTTATTAATTTATCTAAATTCAAGAAATCTACTACAGGTTAAGTTTAGTTACGTTGTGTAGCGTGTACTTTTGTCTAATTTGAACAAATTCACGTTTTGTTGTCAATGCTTACCTACCTGATTACCCACTGGAGCTGAGTACCAGCACCTCAattttctactgcttgagctcatGTTCCTCTTCTAGAAAAATAGCTCAACGGTATTGTGAAGCTCCTGTATCTAAATAATAACATTACTGGCACCCACAATGAGTACAtacacctatttcagtccaagtcaagcactgaattTGATCATTGAACAAGAAGAAATAGAATATATTTTAATTGAGAATAAAGAAAGTGCCAGAACTGTCAAGACAATTACCTTTTTGTGTCTGTTTCACATTGTTACTACAGGACGACTAGAATTAAGTCTGAGGTCAACATCAATTGTGAGGACAAACCCAACCTGGCCCTCACCTTCCACACTATGTCCAAACCTACATTCACTGGGTCttgattgtgacagtggagcccagtttgcactgcaggatccagagatggcatcagtgaagctggaagactgcagtcaaacactggagctgaatgtcaacattaaagatgaagaagaggaggagaagattgggaAATCTGTTTCTCATGGTAAGAACAGGTTCTATCTAAGTTTGTTATTCATTCCAACTTCCCACTGTGTATGAAAAGTTGCAGTAGAACTGTTTCATGATGAACTGTTTTAATGAGAAGGTAGATATTATTTAAAGCTACTGAGACTTGCCTGGTTTGACACCAGCAAAGGGAGCGTTTATTCACTGGGCTGTCTGGAGGGCTCAGAGAGCAGACTAAAGAAGTGACGGAGACAAACTGCCAGTGTTTTAAAGttctatgatttatttattttttttaatgttcctttatttattatttacattgacatcctacatccggccaaacccggacgacgctgggccaattgtgcaccgccctatgggacttccaatcatgtGATACAGCCTTGTTAccaacccttgtgatagtgagtggaagATGATATAATTTTAACGACTTTAAGAAAGGTTTTATTCTCTTTTGTTTTgtacagcctactgatatgaataaatATGTCATCTGGTAcagcagaagaggactggccacctctttTAGCATGGTTCTTCTCtacgtttcttcctaggttcctgcttgCTCGGGAGTTTTTTGTGTGACCACTTTGCATCTACatttgcattgcttgctctttggggattgaggctgggttactgtaaagcactttgtgacaacttcTGATGTAATAAGGGCTACATAAAATACATGTGATTGACATGTATATCACATCAACTGACTGGTTCTTCtgatgttgttcacacaggagaccgTGTTGAGACGTTCTCTACATCCAGAGAGCAACAGCAGGAAGATCACAGAGATAAGAGGTCTCACCACTGCCCACATTGTGAGGAGATTTTCCTATTTCTATCAAAGCTAAAAAATACACCTAAAAATACACACAATAGAGAATCGGTTTTCCTGTACTGACAGTAGGAAGAATTTCACAACATCAAAGGCTCTGACAGTTCATCAGAGAGtgcatacaggagagaagccgtattcctgctctgactgtgtaaaatgcttcacaacatcaactgagctaaaagttcaccagagacacacacaggagagaagccttactcctgctctgagtgtggaaagagtttctctcAACTAGGCACCTTAAAACACCATGAACGTATACACacgggagagaagccttactcctgctctgactgtggaaagagtttctctgTACTGGAACACTTGAAAGCACATGAACGCATACATACAGgtgagaagccttactcctgctctgaatgtgttaaatgcttcacaacatcaactgggctaaaagttcatcagagaacacatacaggagagaagccttactcctgctctgattgTGTAAAATGCTTCTCAACATCATCTAggctaaaagttcatcagagaacccatacaggagagaagccttacttctgctctgactgtgctGTGAGTTTCTCTCTACTGAGCCACTTAAAAcgacatacacatatacacacaggagaaaagccttactccTGTTCTGACTGTGGAACGAGTTTCTCTCTACTGAGCCACTTAAAAcgacatacacatatacacacaggagaaaagccttactcctgctctgactgtggaaagagtttctctgTACTGGGTCACTTAAAAAGACACCGACATGTACATACGGGAGAGAAGCCttattcctgctctgactgtgtaaaatgcttcacaacatcaactgagctaaaagttcatcagagaacacacacaggagagaagccttactcttGCTCTGATTGTGAAAAATGTTTCACAACATCAACTGggctaaaagttcatcagagaaaacacacaggagagaagccttactcctgctctgattgTGTAAAATTCTTCACAACATCAACTGggctaaaagttcatcagagaacacacacaggagagaagccttactcttgctctgactgtggaaagggTCTCTCTCGA
Proteins encoded:
- the LOC135532691 gene encoding oocyte zinc finger protein XlCOF22-like, which gives rise to RIHTGEKPYSCSDCGKSFSVLEHLKAHERIHTGEKPYSCSECVKCFTTSTGLKVHQRTHTGEKPYSCSDCVKCFSTSSRLKVHQRTHTGEKPYFCSDCAVSFSLLSHLKRHTHIHTGEKPYSCSDCGTSFSLLSHLKRHTHIHTGEKPYSCSDCGKSFSVLGHLKRHRHVHTGEKPYSCSDCVKCFTTSTELKVHQRTHTGEKPYSCSDCEKCFTTSTGLKVHQRKHTGEKPYSCSDCVKFFTTSTGLKVHQRTHTGEKPYSCSDCGKGLSRMGQLRRHQRKHKGNMPYH